Proteins found in one Epinephelus fuscoguttatus linkage group LG4, E.fuscoguttatus.final_Chr_v1 genomic segment:
- the LOC125887984 gene encoding metallothionein B-like: MDPCDCSKSGTCTCGGSCTCTNCSCTTCKKSCCSCCPPGCSKCASGCVCKGKTCDTSCCQ, translated from the exons ATGGACCCTTGCGACTGCTCCAAGA GTGGAACCTGCACCTGCGGAGGATCCTGCACGTGCACTAACTGCTCCTGCACCACCTGCAAGAAGA gctgCTGCTCATGCTGCCCACCTGGCTGCAGCAAATGTGCCTCTGGCTGTGTGTGCAAAGGGAAGACGTGTGACACCAGCTGCTGTCAGTGA